gttgcttagcccatcctcccaaaagagcccagaatgggttacagatcagcatacatagtataattaaataactgcATAGCACAGACAGATACTCTTACAAAGAATGTTGTTAATTTTCCTGGGAACAGTATTTCAGATGCATTCAGGTAACAATTTAGAAGTCAGAGTCTATGATTGCAGTCCAGTTCATGTGGGGATTTAAATACACaggcggtccctgctcagaagtgctgacaatctaatttagactgtaaggagaaggagaagtataagtgGGAGAAAACGTGATGCAGCCTCCCATCAGCCCACTGgttgtttgaattttaaatccaaaacaAGGCTGGAGAAGTAtaaggtggagaaaaagagagCCAAACTTCAtcagtccagtggtggactagaggaaatctttgctaccttgcaccaaagagtcctgggttcgactcccgtgCTAGGATGTTTGTATtttaaaatccaaatcaaggaaggagaagtataaggggtGAAAAAGTGTCTCAACCTTCAtcagtccagtggtggactagaggaaagctttgctaccttgcaccaaagagtcctgggttcgactcccgtgCTAGGATGTTTGTATtttaaaatccaaatcaaggaaggagaagtataaggggtGAAAAAGTGTCTCGACCTTCAtcagtccagtggtggactagaggaaatctTTGCTACCTTCTCAACCTTCAtcagtccagtggtggactagaggaaagctttgctaccttgcaccaaagagtcctgggttcgactcccgtgCTAGGATGTTTGTATtttaaaatccaaatcaaggaaggagaagtataaggggtGAAAAAGTGTCTCGACCTTCAtcagtccagtggtggactagaggaaagctttgctaccttgcaccaaagagtcttGGGTTCGACTCCCGTGCTAGGATGTTTGTATTTTAAAATCCAAATCAAAGCATGAAAGGTTTAAAGTTAAGAAACCGAAAGCATCTAGTATCTGCCTCACTGGTGGCTCAATGGATAAAGCACTTCCACTTGATACAGGAGATCGTAGGTTCGAGTCCAGCTTAGCCAGAGGCTAGGTGGGACCAGAGCTGGTAAGTAGATGGGTTGAAGGGGGGGTTTGTCAGAAACTAGGTGGAAACAGAGAAGGAGGTTAGATAGATCCTGAAGAGGTGGGGGGGACTAGGCAGACCAGGGGTAGGAGGGGCTGGGTATCTCTGTGTTTTAAGTATACTTCATGAAAATTAATAACCTTTGCTACTTTTTACTATGATTGGACTACATTTGAGTAAAACTACCCTCTTCTCTTCGAGCAGTATCAacccctactccttagctgagacttgaaccctcagtctcctgttactaacccagcacacaACTCTTTAAACATCAAGAGCTTTTCAGAACTTATAGTTATCCATTTCTGGGTTAAATCCTAGCAGTTgacacagacaaaaaaaaaaaaaagatttgaacccTTAACTTCCTCTTACCCTCTTCTCTTGAACCCTCAGCCTCTTCTCTTGGACCATCAGCCTCTTCCCTTGGAGCAGTGTCagccctactccttagctgaggttcGAACCCTCAacctccagttactaacccagcactcaaccgtTGAGCTAGCCAAGTTTTCACACtaagagcttttcggaacttatatttatccttttCTTTGTTCAAATCCTAGTAGTTGACACAAAATAGAGTTGAACCTACTCCTTACCTGAGGCTCGAACCCTGAGCCTCCAGTTGCTAACCCAGCACACAACCCTTGAGCCAACCAGGTTTTCACGGCAAAaatttttcggaacttatatttatccttttCTGGGATCAAATCCTAGTAGTTGTCCAACAAACATCAAAATAGAGTCTAATGTTGGCATAGCAGTACCAGAGGGATGATCCAGTGGTGACTGTGAGTACTGCACGTTAGAAACAATTATTCAGGTTCAAGTGGATGATAGAAGTGAATGCATGTGAGGCCTCTGGCAGGTGTTTCAAATGGACCATCAAGTAGACTTATCTCCTGTTTTGTTAGGCTTGTGTGATGGTGGTGTGATGACTGGTGGAACATTCTCTTATCTTCCTTTCCTTAGCCCTGACGGTTACATCTATGACAAGGAAGCAATCCTGGAATACATTTTGCACCAGAAGAAGGAGATTACCCTGCAGCTGAAGgtacgttggccatggttgatttTCCTAGAGGGCAAAATTAGTGGCGTGTTATTAGACAAGCTGTGAGGACTCTTGCCGATGTGAATGCTGAGAACTAGAAAGAGAAAGTTTGGCTGTGTGAGGGATCGCTATTGAAAAGCATCGATGCAGTTGGCTGGGGTAGGGGAGAGTTTAGGTTTTACCCACATAAGGCATAAACACATGAATGAGCTTTCAGTGGGGGTATTCTCATACCTGCTTGAAACCTGCCGCATCTCTGGGAGGATCATAAGCGAGGGCTCAGAGTCACAATTTCAGAAATCCCATCGCTATTGTAAAGTCCTCTTACTTGTGATGtcctgtcctgtctgtctgtccaaattagattgtcagctcttctgagcaggggctgtctattgaatgttaaatgtacagcgctgcatacgcctttcagcgctatagaaatgataaatagtagtgttCACGATAAGCCTCAAGACCTCGGTAGTGGCGCGTTTCACGTGAAGACTTTCGCCTCACAATTTGCTTCTATTGTCATTGGTCATGGAGAGACTgtttcaggtcacaaataccccgATGTAACTTTAATATTTGAAAAACATTTATATGAGGAATAAAGTACATCGGGGCATTTGTGACCTGAAACACTCTCTCCATGCAAGCAAATTGTGAGGCGAGAGTCTTCACGTGAAACAAGTCCCTGCCAAGGTTTATTATAGGTCTGAGGACTTTATAACAGCACTGGCATCTCTGTGAGGAGACGGATGAGTTTGGGTGCTTGAGGGGGAAGGTGTCCTGGGttactttttttccttctccttgcCATTTCTGGCTGTGCAGGCATATGAAAAGCAGAGGAGCGAGCTGAAGACGGAGCAAGAGGAGCTGAGCAAAGCAGCCAAAGAGTCGCAAGTGAAAGGCTTTCTGGAGAAAGAAATGTCCATTGTCCTCAAACCTCTGAACCCTTTGACCGcattgccaggtactgtgacttaGAAAATTCAGACTATATCTTTCATGCTTGAAGCTGGCTTCGTATGCTGTCCAACATCCCGAGGGGTATCCCATATTTGTACACATGTAAACATGGGCAAATTGGCTATGTGAAAATACACCCACTCATATAGTGTGCAGGGGGTGTACGCGATACGTAAAAAACGTACGCATTCCATGCAAGAAAATATGCTACTTGGGCGCAAAAGCGTGGGCATCCTTGCTTGTATTCGATGTGGCAATGAATCCCCTGCCTGAACAGAGCTTGATGTACAGAACTTAATTCTGCTTCTTTGATTATTTTAACTCGTAGTTCCTCTTTATTTTCCAGATTGAAAATGGCCAGTGCAAAAGTCTGCTTTAGTCAGCGAAGAGCCTGTCAATTCTTGCTTTTTTGGGAGTTATATTGTATGGCagcagtgtgtgtgtttgtgtactctttagctcacaccttttcaatAGTCGCTCAAAacaaggtaacatagtaaatgacggcagatagagacccaaatggtccttttgcttagatatttcttggccagaaacccagaactctgcctggtagtgtgcttaaccgtgcaagtctgccctgtactggccttagttcttcaatatataccattattttctgattagagatcctctgcttctttgaactctgtcaccgttttcctctccaccacctccctcgggagcgcattccatgcatcgaTTAAAGATGAATTTCCTACCAttattcttgagtctaccacccctcaacctcaaattatgtcctctggttttaccattttcctttctctggaaaagattttgttctacgttaatacctttcaagtatttgaacgtctgaatcatatctcccctgtccctcctttcccctagggtaaacatattcaggacttccagtctctcctcatacgtcttttgccgcaaacctcctaccattctctggaccgcttcaagtcttcttatgtcctttgccagatacagtctccaaaattgaacacaatactccaagtgtggcctcaccaacaacccaTCCAAGGNNNNNNNNNNNNNNNNNNNNNNNNNNNNNNNNNNNNNNNNNNNNNNNNNNNNNNNNNNNNNNNNNNNNNNNNNNNNNNNNNNNNNNNNNNNNNNNNNNNNNNNNNNNNNNNNNNNNNNNNNNNNNNNNNNNNNNNNNNNNNNNNNNNNNNNNNNNNNNNNNNNNNNNNNNNNNNNNNNNNNNNNNNNNNNNNNNNNNNNNcagtggcctaatggttagtgcagggaCCTGGGCAACCGAGTTGGTTGCCCACCGcatcttcttgtgactctgggcaaattgcttaaccttccattgctctAGGTACAAAATCCATCACAAACTTCCTAACTCTGTATTATAACATCATTACCGAAGCTCTGAATTGACCCCAGTCGTTAGTAACGGTATAGAAGCTgtcaataaaaatatgtaaaccgctttgtaaccacagaaaggtagtggtatatcaagactttgaaaaattgtgagcagtgcaatcaagggtgaaatactcacgtggattaaaaactggttggcggataggaaacggagagtagggataaatggacaatactcggactgtgaagacacagaaggattgcaaagacctgcaacgcgacataaacacgctcgagaaatgggctgtgacataGCAAATgatgtgatgcatgtcggtaacaaaaatcttatatgcaaatacaggatgtctggtgcaatattcggagacaccccccccccccccaggaaagagacttggaagtactggttgacaagtcaatgaagccatctgtgcaatgtgcgacgacggtgaaaagggtgaacagaattctaggaatgattaagaagggatcacaaacagatcggagaaggttatcatgctactgTAACAGGCCATGATACACCCCCATCtggcgtccagcactggtcgccgaacatgaagaaggacacagtactactcgaaagaatccagagaagagtgactaaaatggttaaggggcagaAGGAGTTGCcctatagtgagagattagagaaactgggccacttctcccttgaaaagagaagactgtgaggggacatgatcaaaacattcaagatagtgaagggaataaacttaatagataaagacaggctgttcaccctgtccaaggtagagagaatgagagggcattctctaaagttaaaaggggatagattccgtacaaacgtaaggaagttcttcttcacccagagagtggtaggaaactggaacgctcttccggaggctgttataggggaaaacaccctccagggattcaagacaaagttaggaaagttcctactgaaccagaacgtacgcaggtgaggctagactcagttagggcactagtctttgaccagagggccgctgcgggagcggactgctgggcacgatgaaccactggtctgacccagcagcggcaattcttatgtttgtatctattccacccccccccccccccccctcttggttTTATGTAAAAGATGGGCCTACATATCCATCACTGGGCAGCAAGTGTATTTTTGATTTGGAGAGAATTGCATGTAGGCTTTAAGTTCTTCGTCCTTTGTCGTCTGTCCTTCATCTTCGTCTTCGCAACTCCTACTTACACATCATGATATAAAACTAAGTAGAGAGCTTTGACTCAAAGCTATCTACAATAGCAATCAAATATGCTAAATCCCTTCCCTCAATTATATAAAAtagagatatttttaaaaaatccacaaTAAGTGTTTAGAGGATCCTGATTTCATAATTGTAAATCATTAAGAACTAGGCTATGAGCCTTAGAAGGAAAGAACTGAATTAATTTCTCGCAAATGGACCAAAATCTTTTTACGTTTGATgggcatcttgagcttccaacaCTAATGTATGCAATGCATTTCTCCATTGCCAGAAAGCTTGTGTCCAGTTCGGCAAGATACACTTGCTTACCTGTTGTACAGTACTTGCTTTATACTAAAGAAAATGGCCTTCTTTAGAAAGGGGGCCACAGCATTCCATTTTCCCAATGGAGAGGGTATCAAGGATGTACCAAGGATTGTTCCCAAATAAAATTGATTTTGGAATCAGTTGGTTTTTATTTTGCAACAAGACCAAAGTGCATGTGATAACATATTATCTTACATATCGCATTTAATACATATTGAATACACAACCAGCATAAAAAGCGTGCTTTTGTGAAATAGATTGTGGTAATGGTATGGAAGTCAAAAAGGTAAAGAAACCAGGCAACACACAGCTGTCGGGACATAGTAATTAAATGCATCAGTGTTCTCAGACGTGTTGCATGAGACCAAAGACGGGGTCTAGCCCAGCACCATAAGTGTTGTCTTCCGTTAACCTTTGCACATGTGACAAAATGCCCCAGTCAAAATACTATCGTAAATGAAAATGCCTCCACTAGAGGCTATAGTCCTGTTCCATGATCTGGGCCTTTTGGCAAGAAATCCATTTGTATCTGCAGTCCCTGGTAGGATATGCCCTCCCTTGTCTTGAGAGGATTATTTTTCTTGTCAGGGGTTACTTGGGGGGACAGTTGCTGGGGATAATTTGCTCCTTAGTAAGAGCTATGtcctggggaagaaatgtattctaAACCATTGGTTACAGGATTCCCCACCCACTATCtggcactggagaaataaatttCACCTCTTAATGGTCTGGGAATCTATGGGCGCATTTCTCTAGATGTCAGAGTAAAGGCCCTTTTGTCTGTTTGGTCCTCTTATCTAGACACTCTATTCCCCACAGTAAAGAGTCAAATCTTAAATAGACTACAGCAATCAGCAGTTCCTTTGTTGCCTCCTTCTAGCAATCATTAAGCGGCGGGGGGAGAATTAATGTgtctgcagtagtgctgcccgattcactttggtgaataattttggatttttccttaaaaaaatcaCTCACCGATCAGCGAGTCCTGAGTTTCCCttgggtctcctaaagcaacaaatttgtccccgcaggaactcaatctcCCCATCCTATCCCCATGAGTTTGCTGtccctgtctctgtcccattcctgcaagctctgccttaactacagAAGCCTCGCATGCTTACggttttaaagtgttcaaggcttgtgcagatgaggacagaccttgtggggacgggatggggaaaatttgtccctatatTATTCTCTAGGGCAACAATCGTGTGGTGAATAGACACACAAAATTGTGGATGGCACTATGGAGGCAGTTCCTAAATTTATTGTACAACAAATATTGGCCTGCCAATAAGGGTATATACTAAGTGGAAAACTTGGaatgcagaaagggagggaacatTTCTTGACAACTGCTGGACAGTGTGGCCAGATTCCAGAATTAATGGGAGCTATGTCCATTTATCAACCAGTATTTGGTTTGGTTTGGGATATTTGTCCGAGTTGGCTGCATCCTGTGTATAAATGTTTTGTCAAAACATTGCCAGGAAATGGAAAGAACTCAGCTGGAAGGAGGTAAGGAATCAGCCTTCAGCGTGAATGACAGTCAAGATAAGGTTGGTTCTTTTGGAAATCTGTGCTTGGTTTCAACACTTTATTGTTGACAGTTCAGTGTTAACCAACCTcggttaatgttttttttttccaggagtcCTGTGGTTCATTCAGTGCTCCTTTGCAAAACTGAGGTGGGCAGCAGTGTTCTTTTCGGAACAATGGGTTCTTCCCGCTTATCATAAGAATCTCGTACAACTAACCATTAAGAGGAAAAATCAGTAGTGACGCACAAAGCTCACATCTAGCTCGATGCTCTTAAACTCAAGCTTAGACTTTGTGGGCTTTCTGGTTTGGGGTGGTATTTGTAGACGTTTCCTGTAGAGTTATTGTGGGCAGGGATTTTCCACTTGACTACTCACCTAACAGTGAATCTGACATCCTTGAATGCTCTTAACTTAGTCAGGATAGATGAGCATCAACTTGTTTCTCATGATCATTCCAGATGCATGGACATATGCACGCCTGTCAGCAGGTGAAGATTGAACAAATGtccacatactgtatatactgtagCATTCTCTGCAGGCTAATGCAGCAAGCCACGTAGTAGAGCCAGCTTAGATGCAGCTTATCAGTGTGTGTCAAAactgtgccacaagagattccagaattttacaaaaaaaaatcccttcatAAGTACACACTAGAATAAATGAcatacaagcatcattctttgatgtgattggtccttgaaaactaacggcaagtaactTTAGTTTTATCTTTTTATGcattagttatcctaacttgaacaaagcaatcaaagctttaccatttggatcttatctttgcaaacttggattttcagctctgacagaaattgaaTCGAAAAAGAGAACGACCTCAGGATGGTTGataaaatgcgtgtttgcttgtagACTATCAAACTGCATTTTTGAGTTGATTTTGCACTCAAAACAAGCACATCCTTCGCATTGATTTtacaattctatctactttagtttcaccgttgttacaattacccatacatagcttaaagaactttaaataaataactctcaaattttttataatttcagttataatgtgccacaaaaaaacatGTACTCGGGACctaaagtttgagagacactgttctatCATAAGCATTTCTGTCAAAATTACTGCCAAATTAAAAATGTGGAAATACTCTAGCTCATTGCCAAACGTCTCCCTTGTTTGTCACTAAGTGAGCAAATGATTGGCTCGTGCAAGATGAGGTCCATTTCTGGGTGTTTCTGGATAGGAAAGATGGCACTTGGGCATGAGTCTGCACAGGTCTCATTTTTAGAGGTTTAGACCTCCACCCCTTGAATGGTTTATGACTTACTTGAACCTTATACTAGtgggtcaaagcagtttacatacacttcaataataaatataaaaagaaattggaaaaattgggattgatTAAATTGTTCATTTTGGTGGGAGTCCCCTGTGctatgtttttaagatggaaagggTTTATGGCTATTCAGAAGGGTAAATTCATGgaatgtttgggaaccattaactaaagtACTGTAAAGATTGATCTTTGTAATTGGGAAATCATACACATCCTGGGAGGCGGTAGGGTTTTTTGGAATTGTTTAATGGATATGTTTAGATTCTTAAGAGAATTTTATTAACTTATAATTTGATTAACTgatggaagggtgggggggggaaataataTTTTGTTAATAATCTTGGTAAGTTTATTGTGTTTCAATTCTAATATTCTATGTAAATGATTTAAGTATTATGCacaaatatagttttaaaaatgaataaagattaaaaaaaaaacaaaaaacaaaaaaaccccaaaaaactagAAAGGGGTTAGTGGCCATCAGACTACAGGGAGGTTGGAATTGGCTACCTTTTTTgtaacctggtttggccactattggaagcaggatactgggcttcatggacctttttGGTCTGTtctagtatgacaattcttacaTTATGGAAGGttggaagagggaaaaagatgttGGACCAGAGTGGCGGGatgggaaagagatgccagaccgtggggctctttggagcagttttaaggttttgtttttgggtttttgggGGAAGGGATGCCAGACTTGAGATTGGAGGAAGAAATGATAGACCAAGGAGcagaaggggggagaaataaaTAAAGCAGGAGAGAGTTCTAAAGCCCTTCTGATTTTTTCCATCAGTGAAAGGTTGTAAACTAAATATATATCACAATTGGATGCTTTCCTACCAGGCTGCAATTTGGGACAAGGAGTTAAGGACTTTACTATTGACATCTGTTTCATATTTACATTTTAGGAAACAACTGAAGACGTATTTATTCTCAAAGTTCTTGGGTTCCTAGTTTCAACTATCATCTACAGTGTATTCCtagctaatcttttgtaaaccgcatagaacttaaaggtaatgcggtctagaaatggtaTTTTTGTTATGTTTTAAATTTGTTCCCCCCCTTAGTAAAACCCCCAACCAAACCAAATCACCCCCACCCAACAGAAGCACAGAGGTAGGGATGAAAAAGGGCCCCAGCCATAGCAAACGGCAGAGGTGATCAAAAGCTGGTTTAAAGTATGGCTGCACAGCCGAGGCGATAAAGAGTTAAGAAAAAGGGTCCCAAATGGCCAAAAAGTTGTTTCCGTCGTTCTATGTACCCTAGAAGCATCCCATGAATTCATGAATAGACCCCTCTCCAACCCCAATATGAAGGAGAACCCTTCCGAGGTCCACATCTTTCAAAACAAGATTTCAGACCCAGAAATGCAAAACCTCCCGAAGCCCACAAATTATGCAAACTGGCCTCTATAGGACCGGCTTCCGGAGACATGACCAGGTTCTGTCCAAAGACACATCTAACATAAGCTCCTGATGTTAAGTAGCATTTAACCAGAACCACTCTCGCACGGAATATCTGCATTTCTCTGTTGAATATTCCCTGTTAGGTGGGCTAAAAGTTAACCAGCAGTTTTCAGGGTTGACAGCCAAGTTTAGTAGCCAAATCGAGCTGAAACAAATAACTGTCCTGTTTTGGCCACTATAATCTTAACTTACTAGTGCTGAATATAGACTTGGCCCCGATGCACAAATAGTTTATTTGCAAGGAAACTCTCCTGCCGATGTTCATAAGGGTTTTCCATGGGCAGACTAGCATTTCAACAAATTAAGATAAAAGGGAATAGAAACAAATCTCAAAATCTACACAATTAATAAAACAGTTGTACAATAAActaacccacccaccctcctGACCCTTCCATTTCAGGACTGCATTACAAAAGAATAATCAATAAATGTGTTCATCTGTGCTGGTTTGTCCCATGGTCCTGACAACTGAATCTCTGAGCactataaaaaaaatatgtgaaGTTTTTGTTTGAATCACCTTTATAAATGTATAGATGAGCCACTTCTAAAAGAAAAGgaccccccaacacccctcctACCCACAGAGAAACCCTGGTCGGCTTGGGAGTCTGCCATTCCAGCTTAGGGACCCCCCCTATCtctagtagaaaaaaaaaatggtatggAGGCAGTGCCCTAAGGCAAGAGGGAATGGACATTcctcctgcctgtcttttttttgggggtgggggtagggagggtCTGCATTTAGTGATCTGATTATGGCATGCAATGCTAGGCCATCGATCATATGGCTCACTATTGTACTATTACTTATATTCTTTTTGTGAACTGCCTCAAACGCTAATATTTGGTTTGGGAATGATACGGTATAACAAGacgaaagattagattagaaaatgtGATCTAGCTACATTTTGTCTACAGTAGATGGTGGAACTACTTGGAGCTATAATGGAGGGTTATGCACTTGGTTTGGAGCTGGCTGGGTTTTGTATGCGCGTGGTTTCAGCATTGGACACCTTTTTAAAGAATTTAAGCTGGCTTCACTTGACAGCTGCTTTGCGTTGGTTCCAACCTTAACCGTTTTGATTGTAGCCACTGAAAAGTAATATATCAAATCTCAAGCCCATCCCCTTTGTCATTCATAGGTTAAGTTTTGTCATTTTTAATCAGTCTCTTTTCTTTCTCATTCTCCTAAGAGGTAGGGGGGGTCCAGGGGGTTGGTTCATAAATCATggcaatttatttttctcaaaaaATGCGCCAATAAGCCAAAAACATAACATTTGAAATTTATATTATGGCATACAGTATACAACATGAACCAAGTAATCCTACATGATGACAatacagaggagatttacaagaaagaagattagcagagggtaagaaacctagggctccttttactaaggtgtgttagcgtttttagcgcaaggattTTAGCGcagcgctacgcttctagaactaatgccaactcaatgctggcataaAGGTCTGTTTATTATGGGGTGTCAGAAAGACCTTTGAAGACAAACTTCAAAAAATTCTTGagatcttcattcatcccctatgGCTTTATGAATAGTCATTTAGATAATTATTATATAAATAAGATAATAACTTAgctttattcttttatttctttttagctctttttaacttcttttttttctttttttccctcggCAGGGGAGCGATATATGCTGACCGCTAGAGAAAGCAATGCAatacatttaatagaaaaaagaaaaaaaagaagttaaaaagagctaaaaagaaataaaagaataaagcTAAGTTATTATCTTATTTATATAATAATTATCTAAATGACTATTCATAAAGCCATAGTGGATGAATGAAGATCTCAAGAATTTTTTGAAGTTTGTCTTCAAAGGTCTTCTGACACCCCATAAAATAGTATATGTCTCATCACTGAAAAATTTTGTATTTTGTTTGATCGGTCTTGAGTTCACTTAAGAATTGTTAGAATGGCATAAAGATCTAGCATGCGCAGCAATCCAGCATGGGCTactccgtgcgttaaagccctaatgcacctttgtaaaataagCCCCTAATCTTTCATTATAAACGCTTCCCCAGATCCCATCATTTGTGCTATCCATCAATTCTTGTAAGCTCATTCTATCTGTTCAACTTTGTAAGCTCCCGGGAATGCCCAGACCAATgcattttgtaaaccgcctagaactgaaaggtattggcgggatggAAAACAGTATGCAATGTAAATAGCAGACATTGTTTACAGTG
This genomic window from Geotrypetes seraphini chromosome 19, aGeoSer1.1, whole genome shotgun sequence contains:
- the LOC117352178 gene encoding nitric oxide synthase-interacting protein-like isoform X2, whose translation is MDHQVDLSPVLLGLCDGGVMTGGTFSYLPFLSPDGYIYDKEAILEYILHQKKEITLQLKAVQAYEKQRSELKTEQEELSKAAKESQVKGFLEKEMSIVLKPLNPLTALPG
- the LOC117352178 gene encoding nitric oxide synthase-interacting protein-like isoform X1 codes for the protein MDHQVDLSPVLLGLCDGGVMTGGTFSYLPFLSPDGYIYDKEAILEYILHQKKEITLQLKAVQAYEKQRSELKTEQEELSKAAKESQVKGFLEKEMSIVLKPLNPLTALPD
- the LOC117352178 gene encoding nitric oxide synthase-interacting protein-like isoform X3, whose product is MDHQVDLSPVLLGLCDGGVMTGGTFSYLPFLSPDGYIYDKEAILEYILHQKKEITLQLKAYEKQRSELKTEQEELSKAAKESQVKGFLEKEMSIVLKPLNPLTALPD